One Clostridium estertheticum DNA segment encodes these proteins:
- a CDS encoding alpha-hydroxy-acid oxidizing protein, translating to MNYKDVLREAKGNLNKSCRVCPICNGVACAGEVPGMGGKGTGDAFKINIEALSTYKLNMRTIHDAKNPDTSTELFGRKMDMPVFAAPISGTTLNMGGKFTEEEYISWVISGCLSGGIFPMVGDTAVDSFLTTNLEQLEKQGGNGIAILKPWENANVIEKIKSAEKAGAFAIGMDIDACGLITLALAGKPVMPKTVEEIKEIVASTKLPFILKGIMTPDEAKLAVEAGVAAIVVSNHGGRVLDQTPGVADVLKGIASEVKGKVIILADGGVRSGADILKMLALGADAVLIGRPFVVASFGGKAEGVKSYIEFLKGELKSAMVLTGCKSIKHVNNRILY from the coding sequence ATGAATTATAAAGATGTTTTAAGAGAAGCTAAAGGTAATTTAAATAAAAGCTGCAGAGTTTGTCCTATATGTAATGGAGTTGCTTGTGCTGGTGAAGTACCTGGAATGGGTGGAAAAGGAACTGGAGATGCTTTCAAAATAAATATAGAAGCACTTAGTACTTATAAACTTAATATGAGAACCATACATGATGCAAAAAATCCAGACACCTCCACAGAATTATTTGGGAGAAAAATGGATATGCCTGTGTTTGCTGCACCAATATCAGGCACAACCTTAAATATGGGTGGCAAATTTACTGAAGAAGAGTATATATCTTGGGTTATAAGTGGATGCCTCTCCGGAGGGATTTTCCCAATGGTTGGAGATACTGCTGTAGATTCTTTTCTTACAACTAATCTTGAACAATTAGAAAAACAAGGTGGAAATGGAATTGCAATACTAAAGCCTTGGGAAAATGCAAATGTTATAGAAAAAATTAAATCAGCAGAAAAGGCAGGTGCCTTTGCTATAGGTATGGATATAGATGCTTGTGGTCTTATTACCTTAGCCCTTGCTGGTAAACCAGTTATGCCTAAAACTGTAGAAGAGATTAAAGAAATTGTTGCATCCACAAAGCTTCCATTTATTCTTAAGGGGATAATGACACCAGATGAAGCAAAACTTGCAGTAGAAGCAGGAGTAGCTGCAATTGTAGTGTCAAATCATGGGGGAAGAGTATTAGACCAAACTCCCGGCGTAGCGGATGTTCTTAAGGGGATTGCAAGTGAAGTTAAGGGGAAAGTAATTATTTTAGCTGATGGCGGAGTTCGAAGTGGTGCAGATATACTTAAAATGCTAGCACTAGGTGCAGATGCTGTTCTTATTGGTAGACCATTTGTAGTGGCTTCATTTGGTGGTAAGGCGGAGGGTGTGAAATCTTACATTGAATTTCTTAAAGGTGAATTAAAATCAGCTATGGTACTTACAGGTTGCAAATCTATAAAACATGTTAATAATAGAATTTTATACTAA
- a CDS encoding DUF523 domain-containing protein, protein MIIVSACLCGINCKYNGGNNLDVRVLKLMQEGKAIPVCPEQLGGMQTPRTPREIVKGNGEDVLMGKARILGSEGDDVTSEFIKGAYETLKIAVEVSASIAILKAGSPSCGVTQIYDGTFSRTKRSGNGVTAQLLISRGIKVYTEENLDRVKFD, encoded by the coding sequence ATGATTATTGTAAGTGCTTGTTTATGTGGTATTAATTGTAAGTATAATGGAGGCAATAATTTAGATGTAAGGGTTCTTAAATTAATGCAAGAAGGAAAAGCAATACCTGTTTGTCCAGAACAACTAGGGGGTATGCAAACTCCTAGGACTCCTCGTGAAATTGTAAAAGGCAATGGAGAGGATGTATTAATGGGTAAAGCAAGAATTCTTGGATCAGAAGGTGATGATGTAACTTCAGAGTTTATAAAAGGTGCTTATGAAACACTAAAAATTGCAGTAGAAGTTTCTGCTAGTATTGCCATTTTAAAAGCAGGAAGCCCCTCTTGCGGAGTAACACAAATATACGACGGAACTTTCAGTAGGACTAAAAGATCCGGTAATGGAGTTACTGCGCAGTTATTAATATCCAGAGGAATAAAAGTTTATACAGAAGAAAATTTAGATAGAGTAAAATTTGACTAA
- a CDS encoding DUF3656 domain-containing U32 family peptidase translates to MDKIELLAPAGSMESVIAAVQMGADAVYIGGSKFSARAYAFNFDDENIARAVDYCHIYGVRVYVTLNTLVKDNELKEIMEYVGFLYSVGVDALLLQDTGLIYLIRNNFPEFELHASTQMTIHNGEAALFLKNMGFKRIVLSRELSLKEIDYISNTLKVETEVFVHGALCICYSGQCLMSSIIGGRSGNRGRCAQPCRLPYTLIDKNTNREHKAYILSPKDICTLDNLKDIVATGTSSLKIEGRMKKPEYVSGVVDIYRRALDNIYNNKIQKLDEDTKILTQLFNREGFSKAYLYGNSGKDMMAYKVPKNSGIPIGKVAPDLSVTLLEKVALKDGIMFGEDGFAISKIIVNGMEASKAVIGDKVLLKPTKFRAGDTLYKISDVELMNELSKSYSDAFKRKIELNLSINFSVNKPLCISASYMGENFNVLGELVQAAVNKPLDRERIIKNLSKTGDTPFKINDVNFESFEDGFLPMAALNLVRRELTENIQKHIIGKYKREKNSKQINYDKKKSLQVETNNLEALYKQDNVMPETLIYVSNEQQLRAVLEMGFDNIAINPFMRECNINFNKYDVNIYLKVPNIIKGEFESVCDFIENNLTKLKGIITANLGIINRFNKKVSIIGDYKLNVFNSYAGDFYKYFLTGTCISAELNQKEIKEIAAKSSLPLQIMVYGKYELMVSEYCAIGSVFGNKSDNKTCALKCTSGTYTLKDRMGEEFRINTDKYCRSYIYNNVPVNLISNMTEIMKNKISCFRLDFIHENYEETLEVLRNYIERTWNTDFKNYTRGHYKRGVE, encoded by the coding sequence ATGGATAAAATAGAATTACTAGCCCCTGCCGGAAGTATGGAAAGCGTTATTGCAGCAGTGCAAATGGGCGCAGATGCAGTTTATATAGGAGGAAGCAAATTCTCAGCAAGAGCTTATGCTTTTAATTTTGATGATGAGAATATTGCTCGCGCGGTAGATTATTGCCACATATATGGAGTTCGCGTATATGTTACATTAAACACCTTAGTAAAGGATAATGAATTAAAAGAAATTATGGAGTATGTAGGATTTTTATATAGCGTAGGAGTAGATGCTTTATTACTTCAAGATACAGGATTAATATACTTAATAAGAAATAATTTTCCTGAGTTTGAGCTCCATGCATCTACACAGATGACAATTCATAATGGTGAAGCTGCACTATTTTTAAAAAATATGGGCTTTAAAAGAATTGTTCTTTCAAGAGAGCTCAGTTTAAAAGAAATTGATTACATATCTAACACACTAAAAGTGGAAACAGAAGTTTTTGTTCATGGAGCACTATGTATATGTTATTCAGGTCAGTGCCTTATGAGTAGTATTATAGGTGGTAGAAGTGGAAACAGAGGTAGATGTGCACAACCCTGTAGATTGCCTTATACACTAATAGATAAAAACACTAACAGGGAGCATAAGGCATACATTTTAAGCCCTAAAGACATTTGTACTTTAGATAACTTAAAAGATATAGTTGCAACAGGTACTTCTTCATTAAAAATAGAAGGAAGAATGAAAAAACCAGAATATGTTTCAGGCGTGGTGGATATATATAGACGGGCATTAGACAACATTTATAACAATAAAATACAAAAGTTAGATGAGGATACTAAAATTTTAACACAATTATTTAATAGAGAAGGATTTTCAAAGGCTTATCTATATGGTAATAGTGGAAAAGATATGATGGCATATAAGGTTCCTAAGAATTCTGGAATTCCAATAGGAAAAGTTGCCCCTGATTTGTCAGTAACTCTTTTAGAAAAGGTAGCTTTAAAAGATGGTATAATGTTTGGTGAAGACGGGTTCGCCATATCAAAGATTATTGTGAATGGAATGGAAGCTTCAAAGGCAGTTATAGGGGATAAGGTTTTACTAAAACCAACTAAATTTAGAGCTGGAGACACTTTATATAAGATTTCTGATGTGGAACTCATGAATGAACTTTCCAAAAGTTATAGTGATGCGTTTAAGAGGAAGATAGAATTAAATCTTTCAATAAACTTTAGTGTAAATAAACCACTGTGTATAAGTGCTAGTTACATGGGAGAGAACTTCAACGTCTTGGGAGAGCTAGTTCAAGCGGCTGTAAATAAACCATTAGATAGAGAACGTATTATTAAGAATCTATCTAAAACAGGCGACACCCCTTTCAAAATAAATGATGTGAATTTTGAAAGCTTTGAAGACGGCTTCCTGCCAATGGCTGCATTAAATTTAGTTAGGCGAGAATTAACAGAGAATATTCAAAAGCATATAATAGGAAAGTATAAAAGAGAAAAAAACAGTAAACAGATTAATTATGATAAAAAGAAGAGTTTACAAGTAGAAACGAATAATTTAGAAGCACTGTATAAGCAAGATAATGTTATGCCGGAGACACTTATATATGTAAGTAATGAGCAGCAGCTAAGAGCAGTACTAGAAATGGGTTTTGATAATATTGCTATAAACCCTTTTATGAGGGAGTGTAACATCAACTTTAATAAGTATGATGTAAATATTTATCTAAAGGTACCTAATATTATCAAGGGAGAATTCGAAAGTGTTTGCGACTTTATTGAAAATAATTTAACCAAATTAAAAGGTATTATTACAGCTAATTTAGGAATAATTAATAGATTTAACAAGAAGGTAAGTATCATTGGAGATTATAAATTAAATGTTTTTAATAGTTATGCAGGAGATTTTTACAAGTATTTCCTTACGGGAACTTGCATTAGTGCAGAGCTTAATCAAAAGGAAATTAAAGAAATAGCAGCTAAAAGTTCATTACCACTGCAAATTATGGTTTACGGGAAATATGAACTTATGGTTAGTGAATACTGTGCTATAGGAAGTGTTTTTGGTAACAAAAGCGATAACAAAACTTGCGCCCTGAAATGTACTAGTGGAACTTATACGCTTAAAGACAGAATGGGTGAAGAATTTAGGATTAATACTGACAAATATTGTAGAAGCTATATTTATAATAATGTGCCAGTAAATTTGATTTCTAACATGACAGAAATCATGAAAAACAAAATTTCCTGTTTTAGATTAGATTTTATACATGAGAATTATGAGGAAACGCTTGAGGTTCTTCGCAATTATATTGAAAGGACTTGGAACACAGATTTTAAAAATTATACTAGAGGCCACTATAAAAGAGGCGTGGAATAA
- the iorA gene encoding indolepyruvate ferredoxin oxidoreductase subunit alpha — MKKVIMSGNEAIARGAYEGGCHIASAYPGTPSTEILENLAKYEGVYAEWAPNEKVAFEVAAGASIGGARTLTTMKHVGLNVAADPLFTMAYEGVNGGFVVVTADDPGMHSSQNEQDNRYYAPHAKVAMVEPSDSQECLDYMKAAYEISEKFDTLILFRVTTRVCHSKSALELGEKKSVAVKPYEKNVKKYIMTPAHSKAKHYEVEERLEALRQYSNASPLNRIELGNTKIGIITSGISYQYSKEVFGDKASYLKIGMSYPLPDEMIKEFATKVEKLYIIEENDPYLETEIKAMGIDCIGKEIIPICDELNPDIIRKAILGEVNNLTYSTDVKAPSRPPVLCPGCPHRGIFYQVSKYKDIISSGDIGCYTLGMVDPLNVTDTVICMGASISAGTGIERANMVANRDDKKVFAFIGDSTFFHSGITGLINTVYNNTPIVTCILDNRITGMTGHQENPGTGKTLQGTPAPMIDIEKLVLACGIKPENIRVVDPYKLEETKRAVKEAHDSTEPFVIITKQPCALIKDVLKARAGIKCIIDQEKCKKCKTCLKTGCPALRFRDGVVSIDSSMCNGCGLCKQVCPFKAIEKVGE; from the coding sequence ATGAAAAAAGTAATAATGTCAGGTAATGAGGCAATTGCAAGAGGTGCCTATGAAGGTGGATGCCATATAGCATCAGCTTATCCAGGAACACCTAGTACAGAAATACTTGAAAATCTAGCGAAATATGAAGGCGTTTATGCAGAATGGGCACCTAATGAAAAAGTAGCATTCGAAGTTGCAGCGGGTGCATCTATTGGTGGAGCAAGAACACTCACTACTATGAAACATGTTGGATTAAATGTAGCTGCTGACCCACTATTTACAATGGCTTATGAAGGCGTTAACGGAGGTTTTGTTGTAGTTACAGCAGATGATCCTGGAATGCATTCCTCTCAAAATGAGCAGGATAATAGGTACTATGCACCACATGCTAAAGTAGCAATGGTAGAACCATCTGATTCACAAGAATGCTTAGACTATATGAAAGCAGCTTATGAAATTAGTGAAAAATTTGATACTCTTATCTTATTTAGAGTTACTACAAGAGTATGTCATTCTAAATCTGCACTAGAGCTTGGAGAAAAAAAATCAGTAGCAGTAAAACCCTACGAGAAGAATGTTAAGAAGTATATTATGACACCAGCACATTCAAAGGCTAAACATTATGAAGTAGAAGAAAGATTAGAAGCATTAAGACAATATTCTAATGCTTCGCCTTTAAATAGAATAGAATTGGGGAATACTAAAATAGGAATAATCACCAGTGGTATTTCTTATCAATACTCTAAAGAAGTTTTTGGAGATAAAGCGTCTTACTTAAAAATAGGAATGAGCTATCCACTTCCAGATGAAATGATTAAAGAATTCGCAACTAAGGTTGAAAAACTTTATATAATAGAAGAAAATGATCCTTATTTGGAAACTGAAATTAAAGCAATGGGAATTGACTGCATAGGGAAAGAAATAATTCCTATTTGTGATGAATTAAACCCTGACATAATACGAAAAGCTATTTTAGGTGAAGTTAACAATCTTACTTATTCAACAGATGTAAAAGCTCCATCAAGGCCACCAGTATTATGCCCAGGTTGCCCACATAGAGGAATTTTTTATCAAGTATCTAAATACAAAGATATAATATCATCTGGTGATATAGGCTGCTATACATTAGGAATGGTAGACCCTCTTAATGTAACAGATACAGTTATATGTATGGGAGCTTCAATTTCTGCAGGTACAGGTATTGAAAGAGCCAATATGGTAGCTAATAGAGATGATAAAAAAGTTTTTGCTTTCATTGGAGACTCAACTTTCTTCCATTCAGGAATAACAGGTCTTATAAATACAGTATATAATAATACTCCAATAGTTACTTGTATTTTAGATAATAGAATTACTGGTATGACAGGACATCAAGAAAATCCTGGTACTGGAAAAACCCTTCAAGGAACGCCTGCACCAATGATTGATATTGAAAAGTTAGTTCTTGCCTGTGGTATTAAACCAGAAAATATAAGAGTAGTAGATCCATATAAACTAGAGGAGACGAAGCGGGCAGTAAAGGAAGCACATGATAGTACAGAGCCATTTGTAATAATAACAAAACAACCTTGTGCATTAATTAAGGATGTACTTAAAGCTAGAGCAGGAATCAAATGTATTATTGATCAAGAAAAATGTAAAAAGTGTAAGACTTGTTTAAAAACAGGTTGCCCAGCATTAAGATTCCGAGATGGAGTTGTAAGTATAGATAGCTCCATGTGTAATGGATGCGGATTATGCAAACAAGTATGCCCATTTAAAGCTATAGAAAAGGTTGGTGAATAA
- a CDS encoding phosphate butyryltransferase, whose amino-acid sequence MIKRLDELIELAIGKDKKILSVAVAQDSIVLKAVVEAVKLQIVDAILVGDEDKIVEIASSENLSLEGIRIVNEKNTIKAAAKAVELVSSGEAHFIMKGMLGTSDLLKAVLNKEANLRGSGLLSHVMVYDVPVYHKLLFLTDGGMVTCPELKEKIEIINNAVVVAHALQIDIPKVAPICAVEVINPSMQATIDAAALSLMNKRGQIKGCLIDGPLGLDNAISKEAAEHKGIISDVAGDSDILLVPNIEAGNFLGKSLTYFAKAESAGIIVGAKCPVVLVSRADSAKSKLYSIALGAVVV is encoded by the coding sequence ATGATTAAAAGACTTGATGAGTTAATTGAACTTGCTATAGGCAAAGATAAAAAAATATTATCAGTAGCAGTAGCACAAGACAGTATAGTTTTAAAGGCTGTGGTAGAAGCAGTTAAACTACAAATTGTTGATGCAATACTAGTTGGGGATGAGGATAAAATAGTTGAAATTGCATCTTCAGAAAATTTAAGTCTTGAAGGTATTAGAATTGTAAATGAAAAAAACACGATAAAAGCTGCTGCAAAAGCTGTAGAACTTGTATCGAGTGGTGAGGCTCATTTCATTATGAAAGGGATGCTTGGTACTTCTGACTTATTAAAAGCAGTGCTAAACAAAGAAGCTAACTTAAGAGGCAGTGGACTTTTATCACACGTTATGGTTTATGATGTGCCTGTTTACCACAAATTATTGTTTTTAACTGATGGAGGTATGGTTACCTGCCCTGAACTAAAAGAAAAAATTGAAATAATTAATAATGCGGTAGTGGTAGCACATGCTTTGCAAATAGATATTCCAAAGGTTGCGCCTATCTGCGCTGTGGAAGTTATTAATCCTTCAATGCAGGCAACCATAGATGCTGCGGCACTATCACTAATGAATAAAAGAGGGCAAATAAAGGGTTGTTTAATTGATGGTCCGTTGGGTCTAGATAATGCAATTTCAAAGGAGGCTGCAGAGCACAAGGGTATTATTAGCGATGTAGCTGGGGATAGTGACATTTTACTTGTACCAAATATAGAGGCTGGAAACTTTTTAGGTAAATCGCTTACTTACTTTGCAAAAGCTGAAAGTGCGGGCATTATAGTAGGAGCAAAATGTCCAGTTGTATTGGTTTCCAGGGCTGATAGCGCAAAATCAAAATTATATTCTATAGCTCTAGGAGCAGTGGTAGTTTAA
- a CDS encoding indolepyruvate oxidoreductase subunit beta, whose product MCESKNVLFVGVGGQGTILASKILTEGLLKSGYDVKMSEVHGMAQRGGSVTTQVRFGEKVYSPLIEKGKVDVIVSFEKSEAARYLPYLKKDGYIVVNDYEIHPVPVLTGKEKYPENVNERLTEVVHNVVVINAAEIAKNLGNIKAQNVVLLGATIKVLKLENINWEEVISDIVPPKAIEINRKAFSAGMNVK is encoded by the coding sequence ATGTGCGAAAGTAAAAATGTATTATTTGTAGGTGTAGGTGGACAAGGAACTATTCTAGCATCTAAAATATTGACAGAAGGACTTTTAAAAAGTGGATATGATGTAAAAATGTCAGAAGTTCATGGCATGGCTCAAAGAGGAGGGAGTGTTACTACACAAGTAAGGTTTGGAGAAAAGGTCTATTCACCACTAATAGAAAAAGGTAAAGTAGATGTAATAGTATCTTTTGAAAAAAGTGAAGCGGCTAGATACTTACCTTACTTAAAGAAAGATGGATATATTGTAGTTAATGATTATGAAATACATCCAGTACCAGTCTTAACCGGTAAAGAAAAATATCCTGAGAATGTAAACGAAAGATTAACTGAGGTGGTTCATAACGTAGTAGTTATTAATGCTGCTGAAATTGCTAAAAATCTTGGTAATATTAAAGCGCAAAATGTAGTTCTCCTAGGAGCTACAATTAAAGTGCTTAAATTAGAAAATATAAACTGGGAGGAAGTTATTAGTGATATAGTGCCTCCAAAAGCTATAGAAATAAATAGGAAGGCATTTAGTGCAGGTATGAATGTTAAGTAA
- a CDS encoding endonuclease MutS2: MNNKSLSVLEYYKIKDKIKEYTHTTAGKDIIEKLEPYTNIYEVREHLQETNEALLLLSKKGSAPFEGIYDVRDAISRASKGASLMPTQLLRIAQMLRCARLFQNYVGNKGGETSRVLEDICIGIVPIKKLEDEIFIAIISDDEISDRASSLLFNLRKSLKEKNASVKEKVNSLVRSNAKYLQESLYTIRGDRYVIPVKIEHKSSVPGIVHDQSSSGATLFIEPMSLVNLNNEIKEIMLKEKAEVERILAELSYKVYENINIVTNNANIVWELDFIFAKARYAIEINAIIPNVNDEGIVDIIEARHPLIDPKVVVPSNIYLGRGFTSLVITGPNTGGKTVTLKTVGLIQLMAMSGILIPARDGSAVSFFNEIFADIGDEQSIEQSLSTFSSHMTNIVNIIEKADKKTLALFDELGAGTDPTEGAALAVSILENLRARGTKVVATTHYSELKGYALKTTGVENASVEFNVDTLSPTYRLIIGVPGKSNAFEISKRLGLPDYIIKNARENISKETLEFEELVQSLQEKSIKAERDARMAEVLKLEASKLKDKYQEKLYKLENIRENAMYDAQREAKRLIRNAKEESDVILKNMRELEKLGYPSEARQKLEEERTKIKDKLESLDENIQKNKEEVGEKLKTVKEGEEVYLPSLNQKVIVLTKPDNRGELQVQAGIMKINVKLDELRKSKVTEEDKKRAKINKRELKLNLKNVSTSVDLRGMDSEEAIYTVDKYLDDAYLGGLKEVTIIHGKGTGVLRNTITDMLKRHGHAKAYRLGNYGEGGSGVTVVELK, encoded by the coding sequence ATGAATAATAAATCTTTAAGCGTTTTAGAATATTATAAAATTAAAGATAAAATTAAAGAATATACCCATACTACAGCTGGCAAGGATATTATAGAAAAATTAGAACCCTACACCAATATTTATGAAGTACGCGAACACCTGCAGGAAACTAATGAGGCACTATTACTTTTATCAAAAAAAGGGAGTGCACCTTTTGAAGGGATATATGATGTTCGTGATGCTATAAGCAGGGCATCTAAAGGGGCTTCACTTATGCCAACGCAACTCCTTAGAATAGCTCAAATGCTTAGATGTGCTAGATTATTTCAGAATTATGTTGGTAACAAAGGGGGCGAAACTTCTAGAGTCTTAGAGGATATATGTATCGGAATTGTTCCAATAAAAAAGCTAGAAGATGAAATTTTTATAGCTATAATAAGTGATGATGAAATTTCAGATAGGGCTAGTAGTCTGCTTTTTAATCTAAGGAAATCACTAAAAGAAAAGAATGCTTCCGTAAAAGAAAAGGTAAATTCACTAGTTAGATCTAATGCAAAATATCTTCAAGAAAGTCTTTATACTATAAGAGGGGACCGATATGTAATTCCTGTTAAAATAGAACATAAAAGCAGTGTTCCGGGTATTGTTCATGACCAGAGTTCCTCAGGAGCCACATTATTCATTGAACCAATGAGTTTAGTGAATTTAAACAACGAAATCAAAGAAATCATGTTAAAGGAAAAAGCTGAGGTTGAAAGGATTTTAGCTGAATTATCCTATAAGGTATATGAAAATATAAATATTGTTACAAACAATGCTAATATAGTATGGGAATTAGATTTTATTTTTGCTAAAGCAAGATATGCAATAGAAATTAATGCTATAATCCCTAATGTGAATGATGAAGGGATAGTAGATATAATTGAGGCTAGGCATCCGTTGATAGACCCTAAAGTAGTAGTGCCAAGTAATATTTATTTAGGAAGAGGATTTACATCACTAGTAATAACAGGACCAAATACTGGTGGTAAAACTGTAACTTTAAAAACTGTAGGTTTAATCCAGTTAATGGCTATGAGTGGGATTTTAATTCCAGCTAGAGATGGCTCCGCGGTAAGTTTTTTCAATGAAATTTTCGCAGATATAGGTGATGAGCAAAGTATAGAACAAAGCCTATCTACTTTTTCCTCTCATATGACAAATATAGTAAATATAATTGAAAAAGCAGATAAAAAAACCTTGGCTCTATTTGATGAATTAGGAGCAGGAACTGATCCCACAGAGGGAGCAGCTCTTGCTGTATCAATTCTAGAAAATTTAAGAGCAAGAGGGACAAAAGTAGTCGCAACTACACATTATAGTGAATTAAAAGGATATGCACTAAAAACCACAGGGGTAGAAAATGCTTCTGTAGAATTTAATGTGGACACCTTAAGTCCTACTTACAGACTAATAATTGGAGTGCCAGGTAAATCCAATGCTTTTGAGATTTCTAAAAGGTTAGGTTTACCTGATTATATTATTAAAAATGCTAGAGAAAATATTTCTAAAGAAACATTAGAGTTTGAAGAATTAGTTCAAAGTCTACAAGAAAAGAGCATAAAGGCAGAAAGAGATGCTAGGATGGCAGAAGTTTTGAAACTAGAGGCTAGTAAGTTAAAGGATAAATATCAGGAAAAATTATATAAACTTGAAAACATTAGAGAAAATGCAATGTATGATGCCCAAAGAGAAGCAAAGAGACTGATAAGAAATGCCAAAGAAGAATCTGATGTAATTCTCAAAAATATGAGAGAACTAGAAAAATTGGGTTATCCATCTGAAGCAAGGCAAAAGCTTGAAGAGGAAAGAACGAAAATAAAAGATAAGCTTGAAAGCTTAGATGAGAATATACAAAAGAATAAAGAAGAAGTAGGAGAAAAGCTAAAAACTGTAAAAGAGGGAGAAGAAGTATATTTACCATCTCTCAACCAAAAGGTTATTGTACTTACTAAACCGGATAACAGAGGTGAATTACAGGTTCAAGCTGGTATTATGAAGATAAATGTTAAACTAGATGAGCTACGCAAATCAAAGGTTACGGAGGAAGATAAGAAAAGGGCAAAGATTAATAAGAGGGAACTGAAACTAAATTTAAAAAATGTTTCCACCTCCGTAGATTTAAGAGGTATGGATTCGGAAGAAGCTATATATACTGTTGATAAATATTTAGATGATGCTTATTTAGGGGGACTTAAAGAAGTTACCATTATCCACGGTAAAGGTACAGGAGTTCTAAGAAATACTATTACAGATATGCTAAAGAGACATGGTCATGCTAAAGCTTATAGATTGGGAAATTATGGTGAGGGTGGTAGCGGAGTTACTGTAGTAGAACTTAAATAG
- the glnA gene encoding type I glutamate--ammonia ligase produces the protein MFNNINEVQEFIKENNIKFIDFKVVTLPGRWNHLTIPVERLSEKTFSEGIGFDGSSYGYSTIEDSDMRFLPDMTTAFVDPYCKIPTLSMIANMYTLGKNEGRFSGDPRFIAEKAEKHMRDLGIADEYVIGPEFEFYIFDHINFEVTSHHQEVFIDSKQAPWNTNNKEENFGYKAPFQKSYHLGLPYDLNNDLRSEMCLKLEEMGIPVKYHHHEVGSAGQLEIEVELEKMSKMADATMMAKYLIKNEAVAHGKTATFMPKPLFGEAGSGMHVHMLLRKNGKNLFFDENGYSQMSETALYFIGGILKHSKALLAFTNPSTNSYKRLVPGFEAPVSICFATGNRSAVIRIPGYVKDPETRRFEFRPSDGTANPYLAYSAILMAGIDGIENKICPTEEGFGPYDVNVFDLPAEERDKIQVLPRSLEEALEELKKDSSFLLKGGVFDQHFINTWIKFKYEKEIKKVLPVPSPIEFQLYYDL, from the coding sequence ATGTTTAATAATATTAATGAAGTACAAGAATTTATAAAGGAAAATAATATTAAATTTATAGATTTTAAAGTAGTAACACTACCAGGTCGATGGAATCATTTAACTATACCAGTTGAAAGACTATCAGAAAAGACTTTTTCTGAAGGAATAGGCTTTGACGGATCAAGCTATGGGTATTCTACTATAGAGGATTCAGATATGAGATTTCTTCCTGATATGACTACAGCTTTTGTTGATCCTTATTGCAAAATACCAACTTTGAGTATGATTGCAAATATGTACACTCTTGGTAAAAACGAAGGAAGATTTTCAGGTGATCCAAGATTTATAGCTGAAAAAGCAGAAAAACACATGAGAGACCTGGGAATAGCTGATGAATACGTAATAGGACCAGAATTTGAGTTTTATATATTTGACCATATAAATTTTGAAGTTACAAGTCATCATCAAGAGGTTTTCATAGATTCTAAGCAAGCCCCCTGGAATACTAACAATAAAGAGGAGAATTTTGGATATAAAGCACCTTTCCAAAAAAGTTACCATTTAGGGTTACCCTACGATCTTAATAATGATCTAAGAAGTGAAATGTGTTTAAAATTAGAAGAGATGGGTATACCTGTGAAATACCATCACCATGAAGTAGGATCCGCTGGTCAACTTGAAATAGAGGTTGAATTAGAGAAAATGAGTAAAATGGCTGATGCTACAATGATGGCAAAATATCTAATTAAAAATGAAGCTGTAGCTCACGGCAAAACTGCTACGTTTATGCCTAAGCCATTATTTGGAGAAGCGGGAAGTGGAATGCATGTTCATATGCTTTTAAGAAAAAATGGAAAAAACCTTTTCTTTGATGAAAATGGATATTCTCAAATGAGTGAAACTGCGTTATATTTTATTGGTGGAATATTAAAGCATTCTAAAGCATTACTTGCATTTACAAATCCCTCAACTAATTCTTATAAAAGATTAGTACCTGGCTTTGAAGCACCAGTGTCAATTTGTTTTGCTACAGGAAATAGAAGTGCAGTAATAAGAATTCCTGGATATGTTAAAGACCCTGAAACTAGAAGATTTGAATTTAGACCATCAGATGGTACAGCAAATCCATACTTAGCATATTCTGCAATACTTATGGCTGGTATTGATGGTATAGAGAATAAAATCTGTCCAACTGAAGAAGGTTTTGGACCATATGATGTAAACGTTTTTGACTTGCCAGCGGAAGAAAGAGATAAAATTCAAGTATTACCAAGATCTTTAGAAGAAGCACTTGAAGAACTTAAAAAAGATTCTAGCTTCTTATTAAAAGGTGGAGTATTTGATCAGCATTTTATTAATACTTGGATTAAGTTCAAATATGAAAAGGAAATAAAAAAGGTATTGCCAGTTCCATCACCAATAGAATTTCAGTTGTACTATGATTTATAG